One segment of Nomascus leucogenys isolate Asia chromosome 20, Asia_NLE_v1, whole genome shotgun sequence DNA contains the following:
- the CCKAR gene encoding cholecystokinin receptor type A, with translation MDVVDSLLVNGSNITPPCELGLENETLFCLDQPRPSKEWQPAVQILLYSLIFLLSVLGNTLVITVLIRNKRMRTVTNIFLLSLAVSDLMLCLFCMPFNLIPNLLKDFIFGSAVCKTTTYFMGTSVSVSTFNLVAISLERYGAICKPLQSRVWQTKSHALKVIAATWCLSFTIMTPYPIYSNLVPFTKNNNQTANMCRFLLPNDVMQQSWHTFLLLILFLIPGIVMMVAYGLISLELYQGIKFEASHKKSAKERKPSTTSSGKYEDSDGCYLQKSRPPRKLELRQLSTGGSSRANRIRSSSSAANLMAKKRVIRMLIVIVVLFFLCWMPIFSANAWRAYDTASAERRLSGTPISFILLLSYTSSCVNPIIYCFMNKRFRLGFMATFPCCPNPGPPGARGEVGEEEEGRTTGASLSRFSYSHMSASAPPQ, from the exons ATGGATGTGGTTGACAGCCTTCTTGTGAATGGAAGCAACATCACTCCTCCCTGCGAACTCGGGCTCGAAAATGAGACACTTTTCTGCTTGGATCAACCCCGTCCTTCCAAAG AGTGGCAGCCAGCGGTGCAGATTCTCTTGTACTCCTTGATATTCCTGCTCAGCGTGCTGGGAAACACGCTGGTCATCACCGTGCTGATTCGGAACAAGCGGATGCGGACGGTCACCAacatcttcctcctctccctggcTGTCAGCGACCTCATGCTCTGTCTCTTCTGCATGCCGTTCAACCTCATCCCCAATCTGCTCAAGGATTTCATCTTCGGGAGCGCCGTTTGCAAGACCACCACCTACTTCATGG GCACCTCTGTGAGTGTATCTACCTTTAACCTGGTAGCCATATCTCTAGAGAGATATGGTGCGATTTGCAAACCCTTACAGTCCCGGGTCTGGCAAACAAAATCCCATGCTTTGAAGGTGATTGCTGCTACCTGGTGCCTTTCCTTTACCATCATGACTCCGTACCCCATTTATAGCAACTTGGTGCCTTTTACCAAAAATAACAACCAGACCGCGAATATGTGCCGCTTTCTACTGCCAAATGATGTTATGCAGCAGTCCTG GCACACATTCCTGTTACTCATCCTCTTTCTTATTCCTGGAATTGTGATGATGGTGGCATATGGATTAATCTCTTTGGAACTCTACCAGGGAATAAAATTTGAGGCTAGCCACAAGAAGTCTGCTAAAG AAAGGAAACCCAGCACCACCAGCAGCGGCAAATATGAGGACAGCGATGGGTGTTACCTGCAGAAGTCCAGGCCCCCGAGGAAGCTGGAGCTCCGGCAGCTGTCCACCGGCGGCAGCAGCAGGGCCAACCGCATCCGGAGCAGCAGCTCCGCGGCCAACCTGATGGCCAAGAAGAGGGTGATCCGCATGCTCATCGTCATCGTGGTCCTCTTCTTCCTGTGCTGGATGCCCATCTTCAGCGCCAACGCCTGGCGGGCCTACGACACCGCCTCCGCAGAGCGCCGCCTCTCAGGGACCCCCATTTCCTTCATCCTCCTCCTGTCCTACACCTCCTCCTGCGTCAACCCCATCATCTACTGCTTCATGAACAAACGCTTCCGCCTCGGCTTCATGGCCACCTTCCCCTGCTGCCCCAATCCTGGTCCCCCAGGGGCGAGgggagaggtgggggaggaggaggaaggcaggacCACAGGAGCCTCTCTGTCCAGGTTCTCGTACAGCCATATGAGTGCCTCGGCGCCACCCCAGTGA